In the Arachis hypogaea cultivar Tifrunner chromosome 20, arahy.Tifrunner.gnm2.J5K5, whole genome shotgun sequence genome, GTTTACACATGAGGGATTCTTAAGAACGGTTAGGGAGGAGTGGAGGAATCTTGGAGAGCTTGAGTTTACAGAAAAGTTGAAGGCTCTAACTCTGCCTTTGGGGAGATGGCATAAGGACAAATTTGGTGATATAGACAAGAGGATTCAACGctttgaggaagagataaagaaGTTAGATGAGATGGCTGGAAATGGAGTTTATGATGGTACAGTCGAGGCTAGAAGAAAGGCTCTGGTAAGCTATTTCAAGCAGTGGTATGTGAGAAAAGAAATACACTGGCAGCAAATGTCGCGGTCCAGGCATGCGAAGGACATGGATAAAAACACAAGGTGCTTCCATCACTTGGCGTCGGCAAGAAGGAGGAATAACAGAATTGATGCTTTGGTAATAAACGGAAGACTGATAAGAAATCAAGCCCGGATCAAAATTTCCATCAGAGAGTTCTACAAGGATTTGTATCGTCAGGAGAGATCGCTGGTTGTGGGGTTTAGGGATGGTTTAGTAAATCAGATTGATGAAGAAGAGGCAGTAGCTTTGGAGAGGGTCCCAACGATGGAGGAGGTTAAAGAGGCAGTTTGGGACTGTGAGTCATCTAAAGCTCCAGGAAGCGATGGTTACAACATGAACTTCATTAAAAAATGCTGGGACGAGATCGGCACAGAATTCACGATAGCTGTACTAGACTTTTTTCATACATCAAGGTTGCCTTCTGACTCGAATATCACCTGGGTGGCCCTAGCACCAAAGTTCACTGGAACTAAGGAGATTAAGGACCTCAGACCGATTAGCATGGTTGGTTGTGTTTATAAAGTAATCTCTAAAGTCATGGTTCGAAGGATGAGAGCAGTGATACCAGGTTTAGTTGGTGAGACGCAGAGTGCTTTTGTTAAGGGTCGGAAGATACATGATGGGGCACTTATCGCGTGCGAAATAGTACAATGGCTAAAGATGAGGTAAAAGAAAGCAGTGATTATAAAATTGGACTTTTAGAAGGCGTATGACAGGGTTGAGTGGAGCTTCGTGGATATTGTACTTCAGAAGATGGGATTTGGTTGGAGGTAGAGGGAATGGGTGAAGGAGTGTGTTGGTACAGCTTCAATGTCGATCTTGATAAATGGCTCACCGACAAAGCCATTTAAGATGGAAAGAGGTCTGAGACAAGGTGATCCACTATCCCTATTTTTTTTGTACTTGTGGTTGATGTCCTACATAAGATGGTAGGGGAGGCAGTCAGGAACAAATAGATTTCACCCTTGCTGATTGGTAAGGATAATATAGTGCTATCACATCTCCATTTTGATGATGATACTATACTATTCTGTCCACCGGAGGAGGAGACCATTAGAAACTATGTCAGGTTACTAAGGAGTTTTGAGCTGATGTCAGGGTTAAGCATCAACTTTGATAAGTCAAGCTTAATTCCAATCAACTGCGAATCCCCATGGACTCAAGACATGTGTGATTTGTTGGGATGTAAGGAGGCTAACCTTCCGGTCAGATATCTTGGTATTCCTTTAGGTTCGAACCCAAGGCAGGTAAGTACGTGGAAACCGATAATTGATaaagtggaggagaagcttaGCTTGTGGAAGGCGAAAGTACTCAATAAAGCAGGTAAGCTAGTTCTTATTAAAGCTGTTCTGAATAGCCTGCCGGTCTACTACTTGAGCCTGTATAAAATGCCGAAGGCAGTGGTAGAGAAGCTAATTTCACTACAGAGAAAATTTCTATGGAGTAAGGAGGAAGGTAGGCATGGTATGGCGTTGGTTAAGTGGGAAGTAGTTCAGGCTCCTAAAAAATTGGGTGGACTGGGAGTAGGTGATGCCATGGTCAGGAACACAACCCTTCTtttcaagtggtggtggcggttcTCAAAAGAGGAGTGTCCGTTAGGAAGAAGATTGTGTGCTCCTGCCACAACCTGAACCCCAACGTTGCAATCGCAGACACTGCCTAGTAAAGGAGGTCCCTGGAATGATATCTATCAGCTGCAGATCAAAGACTGCAATGTGAGAGATAAGATGATTGCTGGAATGTCTATGGAGGTGGGTGATGGAATGCAAACCCGGTTCTGGGAAGACACTTGGCTACAAAGTGGGACGTTAAAGTCGAGTTTTCCGagactcttctctgtttcaaaccaaagAGGATCGGTCATAGGGGAATGTGGGTTTTGGGACGGGTTAGAGTGAATTTGGAATTTCCAGTGGAGGAGAGAATTATTCCATTAGAAACTGGAACTAGTGGATCATTTGCATGAGACCTTACGGCCTGTAAAGTTAGCATGTGATAACCAGGATAGAGTTTTTTGGAAGTTTGACAAGCAAGGGatcttttcaactaactcttttgtgcaggtgATGCAAGCAGAAACAATCCCGGAGGACATATCCAGCTACAGTTTCACCAAAACAGTATGGAAAGGCTTGGTTCCGCCACGAGTGGAGTTGTTTGTCTGGTTTGTTCTGATAGGCAGAGTGAATACCAAAGAAAGGTTGTTTAGGCTAGGAATTCTTAGCGAGGATGATCACATGTGTGTATTGTGCAAGAAAGATGTTGAACACATCTATCACTTGTTTTTTGGTTGCGAATTTACCTGGCAGGTGTGGGGTGCTTGGCTATCTGACCTTGGGCGGCAATAGGCTATCCCGGGTTCGTTGAAAGaacactttgagagttggacaGGAGTTGTCAACAGGAAAGAGGAGTGGAACAAGTGGTTCATATGTTTTTTTGCAGTTATTTGGAATGTCTGGCTAGAGAGGAATGGGCGGATTTTTAATAACAAGGATTCTAGAATAGAAGAGGTGTTCCACAGATCTTTGATCAGTTACAGGGATTGGTGTAACTTTGAccccttttgttgttgatggcaatgccggagatgacacaAGGGATTGTTTGTAGGcgctaatttttttacttttgtacCTTGGTTTGAGACTGTTAGAGACCTTGTTGCTCCACTTATCGTGTTGAGCtcttttgttcaaaaaaaaaaaataacatagacATACTTTTCATATATGGTACAAGTGAATAGATAGACGCGCACTCTATATTATTAGAGGTGTTCATAGATCGGAACGTATTCGCAGATCCGCAGTAAATATTCGCATTCGATTTAAAAATTgtggatacgatccgatccgcacattgatcggatcgcggatatctgTTCTACATCCGCATATTCGATCCGCGGATCCGCAGAtccgcacaataataattaaaaataaataaatatatatatatctggtattatatttacttgtttgtatgttttagttagtaattattattcatatattgtattattttatttttgttatttaggaaaagtttgattaaaaatattttaggaataaataagtttagaaatgtgaaagaaatatttttattgaattttttacatagaaatatgattaaaaagagaagattcaattatgcggatatatccgatatccgatattcgatccgcacatttgcggatcgtaTCGGATCGGATTCGACACTAAAAAACGCGGATATCATATCTAATTTGATCTGATGAAAATTGTGCGAATTGGATCAAATTTTCGGTCATATCCGATACGTACCctgaatattattacttcttttaTTTGACACTGGTGGTGCACTACAGTGCTATAGCGCTATTATTGAGTCGTTTTTGGATAAGAAACTAAAGGTCCTAGCTACACAAACAAGAAAACACTTAAATTATTTGATTACAAAAACAACCACCTAACATACTAGATTTGTTTGACGACAGCAACATTATTGGCATTTGGCAATAGACTTGACATATTGATGCAGGTTGGAAAGGCTTGGATTGGTGCGGTAATGGTACATTAGAGGGACCATTCTAGCAGCATTCAAGCAGAATTTGGtatatgaagatgaaaattggtGATCTGTGCTCAACACTACTTGTCTATTGAGACGTTTCCATTCCATTGAAATCAGCTCCTCAACATGCTTTTGTGCGTCTTCAGCTGAAACCTCTTGATGTTCTCTCATGTAGCACTCAATGTATGACCCATCAAACCCCGTTTCATTTTTGTTCTACATTCATCATTGAAATGTATGCATGTGTTACAATGCAAAGagaatataaaatacaatatGATGAGGACTAGATATTATTATAGATAGAGTTAATTTGATTTTACCTTGTATCCTTCTAAATCATCACTAAGTCGAAGGATTTTGGCCACGGAGTATATAATGTTTGGAAAGTCGTCAAAAATTGCTAGAGATTTGTGTGTTATATTttgatggaaaaggaaaaatgcATGGACAAGCACCACGTGCACTCCTGTGCTTACAACTGCATGCTTCAGGTATTCCTCTGTCTTTGGCAGTTCACCAGAATTCAACCAATGTCTCTCTTCCAAGAACGCATTCGATAGTCGTATCCACTATTATTAATACATAATATCAAAAAGTtggaaatattttattttattcttagtttaatcaattatataaattttatctctttttattagtaattaatgATAATTGGTCTCAAAAAACACATCATGAAATAAATAACTCTTTATTACCGAATTTTTAACAGTATCTATGGGATTCACTCCTTGCTTTTTGTAGACTTTTTCAGCGAAATCGTTGGTAATTTCATAAAGAGCACGCAGACAAATTTTCATGAATTCTGGAAGCTGCTCTGTTCCCACCAATTCCCATCTGAATTATAAGAGATCAATTTGTTATCGTTTGTAATTAAGCATTAACATGggctttcaattttttaatttgtgtgttCACGTGTGATATGGTAGTTCAACAAATTAAaaaccaaattttctttaaagaACGATTTCGTtgtaatatgaaagaaaaaataagttaATCTCGCACGATTTAAATGATCGTTTCTTAAAAATAAACTGATTTTTTAGTTGAAATGCCAAATAACATGTAGTTTATATTTTCACGTGGAGACAATTCTAGTTACTTTcacttaattttttcttttttataaaaaaacgcAAACAACCATATCAATAAGCAATAACTTGTTTTCCCCAAATATGGGAACCAGTTGTTAGAATAATAATTACTTCCTTACTACTCTACAATAACACTGCAACCATCCTCCACAGAATCTAAATTAATTGTAGAAAatgaatatgatgatgatgatgatgtgtacCTCTTGACCGCATCAGTAAATAGAATAAGCTGATCCAACGTGCCATAAACATCGAAAATGTCATCAATTAGGTATACTAGCGAGATGCATTTCGTGAGCTCAATCCTTTGCTCTGAAAAGCTCGGATCTGTGAAGCACGCCATGGGCCACATGTACCATTTTAGAGCTTCATACCCTCCAAATGTCGGCTCCTTCGACATAGCTTCCCCTTTCCACCATCTATCAAGGGAACATATTTGTAAGTGGCCACTTAGATCTTACAGCGGTTATTATTACGAAAAATGTTAGAGAGTCATCAAAACTTATTGTTTAAAAGTGTAATATAAAGTCTGTTGTTGGATTACTAAATTAAATATACTAGactaaaaagattgagttgatgGATAAATGATTTACTCGTAGAACTCACTTTGAAACTTGAAGGGCTTCATGCTGGTTCATGAGCCTAACTATGGAGGAATTGATTTCTGCAAGTTCCATAAAACACACAGATTCCTTGTCGGGCTTGAAATTCCTAAGCAAGATGGTTTTGTCCATGAATCTAGGCAAGTTGTGATGAAGTGGTTGCTGGAGAGAGATTGCAACATATtgagcttcatgatgatgatgatgccttGACAGCCATGAATGAAGAAGCTCGCGGCAGAGGCGCCCCGAATCCTCAAGAGAAGTATCTTCTTCTCCAATGCTTAGCTGCGCTGCTTCATGTAACGCTATGAGACTCTTCACATCTTCACCATATGCTTCTCTCAACTGCACTttgttcttcttcaacctctcaAATATATCTGCACAACGTTGATATTATAAGCTCTCTCTATGAATACATATGTTGTTTggcttatttttaaaataaaattatatatctaaatttttttataaattaaatttaattaagttaaataataaaatttaaaataatatattaatcataattaatttttattatgttaaactaatttaattaaatttattttaaaaaaatttgaatatataatattatttttatttttaatgtgtattttatattatataacaaCCTGCATTAAGGGAATAACCTCCTTGTCTGAGTAAACGGAAGGAGAGTGCAACATTGTCAAGTTGATGGCTTTGGAAAAAATCAATGGGATCTGTGCTCACTATGAAATGTTGCTTCTCAAGTGCAGCTTCAATGTCCTCTTGAAAGTGGTGTTCAATGCCAAGCCTTTGGATTAAGTCAACCATGTACAAACTCTCCATTGGATCCTCGTTAATAAGTTTCTTCATTACATGCTTAGCCTCCTTCAGGATCACAGTTTGTTTTGCGTACAAAATATCCTGAAAATGGAAAACAGTTTAAGGAATTTTGAAGAATAATATTGATGGAAAAACATGTTGAGTTGGATTAAGTTGTTGAGAGCTCTTACCATGATGCAGTTTGTGCTTTGAGTAAAATACAAGTGTATGTATGTTAGCTTGGTGTATGTTACAAATTAGAATTGAAGCTTGgcagttattatttattaagtTGAATAATGATGGCTTACAATGAGAATAATAAAGACAATGATTCAAGATATTATTGTAGCTAGAGCTACTTGCATTGCAATTTGCTGGGTGAATTTGGGAATGTGTATTCATATGAGGGTCCCTATATTTATGGGAAGCAAAGTCTGCTGATTTTTCCAACAATCTTGAGAGGTGTGTGTGAACTGATCAATGAGTGTATTTTAAACATGCATGCTTTTATCATGGATATGTCATAGTATGAATATATAATTTATGAATAGTTTTTGCAGGActtaatactcaatttggtccctaaattTATATGCgagtctcaatttagtccctgagaTTTAGTCCCCAAAGTTTATAAACGTGCCTCATATTAGTCCCTGAAacgatttttagtataaaaacgttAATGGAACATTGTTATAGACTAGTTAAAACTTGTAAAATAATGCAGTTTTAGTTTTGGCATTTAAATAGCTCAAAAATGGCATCGTATCACTTATTTTGTTAGGTAAAATGTTAATAAACACTATTTACAATGTTGTTTTTGAGTTATTTGAGTGCCAAAACTAAAACGACATCATTTTACAAAGTTTAGTGTGGCATCCGGTTGTTCACAATAGTGTTCCGTTAACGTTAGTTTGTACGTTGAAAATTGTTTAAAGGACTAACATGAGTTATGTTCATAAAATTTGGAGACTAAATAAaggcaattaaaattttaaggacTAAATTGAGGCTTGTATGCAAGTTCAGGTACTAAATTGAATATTATCTCGTTTTTgtagagatataatcatttatgATAATTCTTCTTATTAgtttaagtttttaaaaaaagCACTATCAgggttttatgtttaaaatgtttaaaatttgatttttggtaaattctaaaaaaaatagtataagacaaaaaaaattacttatgcAAAATTTAAATACCTGTCCGGACGAGTTCTAACATATTGGAAGTAATTGTCAGGGAGATACAAGAGCTTTCGTACATTTAACGGAGTACAATtgatcttcttctttctctctattATTGGTTGTGGTTTTTCTTCTTAATTGTTAATTGGTACATACAGTCTTTGGAGTAATATTAGTTATAGGTCGTTTTATTTAATTGATTAAGGGTTTATGACTGTTCTTAATAATCTGAATAATGACGAATTACCACTAACATGAGAATTTCTGCACTATATAATATATTGGGTTTTACTAATTgaccattaaaaatttaaaatgcatACTATAGTTAccatattaattttttgaaaagtcTAGGGAgggcagcaactttgttaaattctatgGTCAGCATATagccagcaaagaaaagtgagtcattggataaaatctcacactaatctcacaccattaaaactatCATTAAGACGTCTTTTTTTTAAgatgatttttaataattaaaattcagtacatataatcaattaaactgtattatttttgtcaaaattaaatcaGATAAATTGATTTAACCGAAAAATCGGTAAACTAAACTTTGAATcgactaaattaatattttttttaatagaaaatgactacaataatcctcttttaaaaaatgactaaaatatttctattatatatatatatatattttaaaaattctaaatcctaattctaTGATGACACAGGAATAAAAAAAGGGTTAAGATTTacgatttttaaaataataatattaataataataataataataataataatattttagttattttttataataaggatattatagtcattttttataaaaaaatattaatttaaacttgTTTAAGATGTAGTTCACtgatttttaaccaaattaatttgtctaatctaattttgataaaaataacataatttaatcaattatatatattaaattttaattactaaaaacatcCTTAAAAAAAAGCATTTTAAACGTCTTTATTTGAGTgacttcttaatttttttaattctaaaaacaCAAACAAATTAGACATGTCTTTGTTTTAGAATTTTGCCTAACCAGCGAATTTTAAAGATTAATACCCATCCAAATCTCATTCaacaattttttctttcaaaatatcaaatgaaAGATTTCCTATATAGCGCATCTAATAAAGTCCACCACAaatttttccttaaaaattttggCCTCCAACAATTCTGTTCAAGCATATCGAAACAAATTGTTGTTAGCTAGGGAGTTTTAAGGTCAGTGAGTTGACGCACACCTGAGCATATAGAGACATATTTTTGTTAGGTGAGGTCCAATTTGTGTGGCTGGAACGTGATGTCTGATGCGTGTATGCAGGGAAGGGTTGATATTGATACAATCGACGGACCTAGGTTTAGAAAGAGGGGACACTTACGACCCCactaaatttaagaaaaaaaaaaaaagtaataattctatataaatcaatatatttattaattatatttttattctacaaaaatttataaaattttattttaaaatttatgttaaaaataattttttttattaaatttaacgtgtaacaatatttattttgttaaatttaatttaatattaaaataaaaaataattaaataaattaattcaataaaaaaattaataaataatgataatataattcttttaaatctaataaactaattaattatcaaactaaatctcaattctttaaatataaataaaattaccaGTATTTTTGttgtcttcaaaaattattaagattaaaaaaatagtatttatttattaattaatattttttaaattatataatattttttaattttatatcttaATTAATAATCTTGCTTGTAATAACTATTTTGGATTAAAAAGTATTTTACGTCATAAATATTAtagcaaataaaattttttaattaaatgtgaggtaattaatatttgaaaattataatgAGTAGTAGAACAATTATTTATAAGtataaaagttaattttgatatattaaaatatgtatattttttaggACAATTTAcctatataaaataaatagaaaaaaagtttatttaaataCAATAATTGAAAATTGGTTACTTGTTTGTCctgttattattttatattttatgtaatCCGTGGAACCTTTTTCATGTTTTAGAAATAACACATAAACCATGATACACTTCAACGGTTTACAAATAAAACATTATAAACATAAACCGTGGTACTCCTTCAATAGTTTATGAAGAGAACATTGTAGGCATAAACTGTAGTACCCCTTCTACGGTTTATGAGtagctatatatatacataattcgCAAAACCAAGTGACGGATTACATTGTTGGGGTGTTTAGAGTTTTTGGTAGTGAGCAGCTGAGAGAGAATCCGGGGGCATCTCAGTCTGGCATGGTGGAGCCATAGAAGACCAAGATTGCATGTATAGATTGAACGATGTTGCGCACGTGACTGGAAACATCGACCAAGAGgttaattttaaatatgttaaaatttCTCATTAGTaaggatttaatttttttgttaatttatgtgTTAGAATGTTATGTGTGTCTTGTGTAATTCGTAAGTAATTTATGTAATATTTTATACGTTAAATTGTGATTAGTATCGAATTATTTCTTTTCGCTAATCAActgtatttatataaaatttgatatgTATGGAATTGATTTTTCTCCTatagaaccaaattttgttgaaaattgatttttcgcgaattaattttttgttagagagccatgttttttaaaatttggtatgTATCGAATTATTTTTGTCGATAAAGAACCaactttttttgaaatttgattgtTTGCAAATTAATATTTTCGCTAGTgaactatattttttttgtaatttaatatgtgtgaaattaatttttttgttaaagagtcattttttttaatttgatttttttgcaaattaattttttcgttagtaaccattttttttataatttgataagtgtcgaattaattttttcattaatGAACCgcaattttttaaagtttcatgtgtctaattaatttttttgctaatgaaccctatatttttaaaattttacgaGTGTCGAAATAATGTTGTCTTCCACATGTTGCAGTCGACTAGGTGTATTTTCTGTGTTAGGAGACAACAGAATATGCCTCTGCATGATAAGATTATACCGTATTTAAAAACTACGGGTTTGTATCACTTGGTTAGGTTGAACAGTCACTGGTTCTAGGTTGATGAGGCTCTACTTAGTGCATTCattgagaggtggcgtcctgaAACGCACACCTTCCACATGCCATTTGGAGAATTAATGCACTATCACTTTGCAGGATGTGGCATATCAATCAGCTGAGTTTGCCAATTGATGGAGAGGCCGTTAGTGGGTGCCTCACTGACTTTGAGCATCTGATGGACAACGGAAGACCAGCATGGGAATGGTTTTAGGAATTGTTCGACGAGCTACCGCCATCGAATAAAGTCAAGCAGATGACGGTTCACTTCACATGGTTCCATGAAAGGTTTCGGATTCTCCCAACAAATGCAAGTGAAGAGACAGTGCGTATATACGCGCATGCTTACGTTATGATGTTGTTGTCGTCTCAGCTGTTTGGGACAAGAACGCGAACTGGGTTCACCTTCGATAGTTGCCATTTCTAGTATCAATGGACGACTTGGAAAAACATAGTTGGGACTCGGCTGCACTGGCCTACTGGTTATATAGATGTATGTGTCGGA is a window encoding:
- the LOC112783338 gene encoding neryl diphosphate diphosphatase, chloroplastic translates to MDILYAKQTVILKEAKHVMKKLINEDPMESLYMVDLIQRLGIEHHFQEDIEAALEKQHFIVSTDPIDFFQSHQLDNVALSFRLLRQGGYSLNADIFERLKKNKVQLREAYGEDVKSLIALHEAAQLSIGEEDTSLEDSGRLCRELLHSWLSRHHHHHEAQYVAISLQQPLHHNLPRFMDKTILLRNFKPDKESVCFMELAEINSSIVRLMNQHEALQVSKWWKGEAMSKEPTFGGYEALKWYMWPMACFTDPSFSEQRIELTKCISLVYLIDDIFDVYGTLDQLILFTDAVKRWELVGTEQLPEFMKICLRALYEITNDFAEKVYKKQGVNPIDTVKNSWIRLSNAFLEERHWLNSGELPKTEEYLKHAVVSTGVHVVLVHAFFLFHQNITHKSLAIFDDFPNIIYSVAKILRLSDDLEGYKNKNETGFDGSYIECYMREHQEVSAEDAQKHVEELISMEWKRLNRQVVLSTDHQFSSSYTKFCLNAARMVPLMYHYRTNPSLSNLHQYVKSIAKCQ